From Acidovorax sp. FHTAMBA, one genomic window encodes:
- a CDS encoding ABC transporter substrate-binding protein: MTTRRLVLSRSATLVGAASTGLLLPSIVRAQSGKVRVGFMLPYTGTFAQLGVAIENGVRLAIDQQGGKLGGRDIEWFKVDDESEPSKGVENASKLVQRDKVDVLIGTVHSGVQMGIQKVARDTGVLNLIPNAGVHAATRALCAPNVFRTSFSNSQPTLALGKAMVQRGHKKAVWITWKYAAGDEAFEGFKDSYTKAGGTIVKELGLPFPNVEFQALLTEIAALKPDAVACFFAGGGAAKFIRDYAAAGLKDKIPLYGSGFLTEGVLEAAGPAAEGIITTMHYSDSLDTPRNKQFRLEYAKAFRSQPDVYAVQGYDTGLLLVQGANAVKGDLSAKPAIIKAMESATIDSPRGKWTMSKAHNPVQDIYLRRVENKENKVIGIAAKALADSGAGCRMG, translated from the coding sequence ATGACCACCCGCCGCCTCGTTCTCAGCCGCAGCGCCACCCTTGTCGGCGCAGCATCCACAGGGCTGCTGCTGCCCTCCATCGTGCGCGCTCAGAGTGGCAAAGTGCGTGTGGGATTCATGCTGCCCTACACAGGCACCTTTGCCCAGTTGGGGGTGGCGATCGAGAACGGTGTCCGGCTTGCCATCGACCAGCAAGGCGGCAAGCTCGGTGGGCGTGATATTGAATGGTTCAAGGTGGACGATGAATCCGAACCCAGCAAAGGCGTCGAGAACGCCAGCAAGCTGGTCCAGCGTGACAAGGTCGACGTGCTGATAGGCACCGTTCATTCCGGCGTGCAGATGGGCATCCAGAAAGTGGCGCGCGACACCGGCGTGCTCAACCTGATCCCCAATGCGGGCGTTCACGCAGCCACCCGTGCCCTGTGTGCACCCAACGTATTCCGTACGTCGTTCAGCAATTCCCAGCCCACGCTGGCCCTGGGCAAGGCCATGGTGCAAAGGGGCCACAAGAAGGCCGTCTGGATCACCTGGAAGTACGCTGCGGGCGACGAAGCTTTCGAGGGCTTCAAGGACAGCTATACCAAGGCAGGCGGTACGATCGTCAAAGAGCTCGGATTGCCGTTCCCCAATGTGGAGTTCCAGGCGCTGCTCACCGAGATAGCCGCACTCAAGCCCGATGCGGTTGCGTGCTTCTTCGCCGGGGGTGGTGCGGCCAAGTTCATTCGTGACTATGCAGCTGCCGGGCTCAAGGACAAGATTCCGCTGTATGGATCGGGCTTTCTGACCGAAGGGGTGCTGGAGGCTGCAGGCCCGGCGGCCGAAGGCATCATCACCACGATGCACTACAGCGACTCGCTGGACACCCCGCGCAACAAGCAGTTCCGCCTGGAATACGCCAAGGCCTTCCGCAGCCAGCCCGATGTGTACGCCGTGCAAGGCTATGACACCGGTCTGCTGCTGGTGCAGGGTGCCAACGCCGTCAAGGGCGACCTGTCTGCCAAGCCAGCCATCATCAAGGCCATGGAGAGCGCCACCATCGACAGCCCGCGCGGCAAGTGGACGATGAGCAAGGCACACAACCCGGTGCAGGACATCTACCTGCGCCGCGTCGAAAACAAGGAAAACAAGGTGATCGGCATTGCCGCCAAGGCCCTGGCCGACAGCGGTGCCGGCTGCCGCATGGGCTGA
- a CDS encoding LysE family translocator, producing the protein MSLSTYLLYFAAVALLVLSPGPTMLMCMTNSLQYGPRKALAAAAGSVTAVLGTMLLSALGLGALLAASETAFWVLKAAGAAYLIWLGIKTFRGPTTVFDKMPASGTQAKAVVPARKLYIQGLIVGGSNPKALLFFTAFFPQFLDPTAAFAPQFAVLASTFAAFECTVLTLCALGVARLAPVLRSGARMRWFNRISGGLFTLMGTLLLATRRAT; encoded by the coding sequence ATGTCGCTCAGTACCTACCTGCTCTACTTCGCCGCAGTGGCCCTGCTGGTTCTTTCGCCCGGCCCGACGATGCTCATGTGCATGACCAATTCTCTGCAGTACGGCCCGCGCAAGGCCCTCGCCGCTGCTGCAGGCAGCGTGACGGCAGTGCTGGGCACCATGCTGCTTTCGGCCCTGGGCCTGGGCGCATTGCTGGCGGCATCGGAGACTGCCTTCTGGGTGCTCAAGGCTGCGGGCGCGGCATATCTGATCTGGCTTGGCATCAAGACGTTTCGCGGCCCGACCACGGTGTTTGACAAGATGCCCGCCAGCGGCACACAGGCCAAGGCCGTTGTGCCCGCGCGCAAGCTCTACATCCAGGGTCTGATCGTGGGCGGCAGCAACCCCAAGGCCCTGCTGTTCTTCACGGCGTTTTTCCCCCAGTTTCTGGACCCGACCGCCGCCTTTGCGCCGCAGTTTGCCGTGCTGGCAAGCACCTTTGCAGCTTTTGAATGCACAGTGCTCACGCTTTGTGCACTGGGTGTAGCAAGGCTGGCACCCGTTTTGCGTTCTGGCGCACGCATGCGCTGGTTCAACCGCATCTCGGGCGGCCTGTTCACACTGATGGGCACCCTTTTGCTGGCCACACGCCGCGCCACCTGA
- a CDS encoding branched-chain amino acid ABC transporter permease, whose amino-acid sequence MDFATFLIQLLNSVQYGLLLFMLAAGLTLIFGIMGVVNLAHGSFYMLGAYLAYSLSGYFGSLTLAIVGGAALAVVFGLALEWLLIRHFYHRDHLDQVLLTFGLIYIFEELRSILWGDDVHGVAIPAVLDWSIPLTDTLSYPIYRLFISGVCIALAIGLYLLISRTRLGMKIRAGAFNRDMAESLGVNIKLIHAIVFALGVGLAAVAGMVAAPVSSVYPNMGSSVLIMCFVVVVIGGIGSVRGALISALLVGLVDTFGKVLLPSMAGMLVYMLMAAVLLWKPEGLFKQ is encoded by the coding sequence ATGGATTTCGCCACCTTTCTGATCCAGCTGCTCAACAGCGTGCAGTACGGGTTGCTGCTGTTCATGCTGGCCGCCGGGCTCACGCTCATATTCGGCATCATGGGCGTGGTGAACCTGGCACACGGAAGCTTTTACATGCTGGGTGCCTACCTTGCGTATTCACTCTCGGGCTACTTTGGCAGCCTCACGCTGGCAATTGTGGGTGGCGCGGCTCTGGCCGTGGTGTTCGGTCTCGCGCTCGAATGGCTGCTGATTCGGCATTTCTATCACCGCGACCACCTCGATCAGGTGCTGCTGACTTTCGGCCTCATCTACATCTTTGAGGAGCTGCGGTCCATCTTGTGGGGTGATGACGTGCACGGTGTCGCCATCCCGGCAGTGCTGGACTGGTCCATACCACTCACCGACACCCTCTCGTACCCGATATACCGCCTGTTCATCTCGGGCGTCTGCATTGCACTGGCGATTGGTTTGTATCTGCTGATCTCCAGAACCCGCCTGGGCATGAAGATTCGCGCTGGAGCTTTCAACCGCGACATGGCCGAATCACTGGGGGTGAACATCAAGCTCATCCACGCCATCGTTTTCGCGCTCGGTGTGGGCCTGGCAGCGGTGGCGGGCATGGTGGCCGCACCCGTCTCCAGCGTCTACCCGAACATGGGTTCGTCGGTGCTCATCATGTGTTTCGTGGTGGTGGTCATCGGCGGCATCGGATCGGTGCGGGGCGCGCTGATCTCCGCCCTGCTTGTGGGGCTGGTCGATACCTTCGGCAAGGTACTGCTCCCCTCCATGGCCGGGATGCTGGTCTACATGCTGATGGCCGCCGTGCTGCTGTGGAAACCCGAAGGCCTTTTCAAACAATGA
- a CDS encoding branched-chain amino acid ABC transporter permease encodes MSTPRANIEALPRSVQFALGLGLAALLLFPVVGTDFYVQMVTRMMIMAIFAMSLDLLQGVTGLVSLGHAAYFGVAGYALAFLTPADMPVSLWWSLPLAVAVSGLVALVIGFFVVRTHGIYFIMVTMAFAQMVFYLFFDNKVLGGSDGLYINFRPDASILGWLPFDLEGRKTFYYFTLALVVLVYVLLRRLLWSPLGRALAGIRINEHRMRAMGFGTRGYKLTAFTVAGALAGLAGYLWGAQTGYVNPELMGFHMSAHAIMMVILGGMGNFAGAIVGAFAFEYLLHVFKDITKHWQLLMGGFIVLVVVAAPRGLLGMLGQRRATQATEDERHG; translated from the coding sequence ATGAGCACGCCCCGCGCCAATATTGAAGCGCTGCCGCGCAGCGTGCAGTTCGCCCTGGGGCTCGGCCTGGCTGCGCTGCTGTTGTTCCCTGTGGTCGGCACCGACTTCTACGTTCAGATGGTCACGCGCATGATGATCATGGCCATTTTTGCCATGAGCCTGGATCTGCTCCAGGGTGTGACTGGCCTGGTGTCGCTCGGTCACGCCGCCTACTTTGGCGTGGCGGGCTACGCCCTCGCCTTTCTTACCCCTGCGGACATGCCGGTCAGCCTGTGGTGGTCGCTGCCGCTCGCAGTGGCTGTGTCCGGCCTCGTGGCGCTGGTGATCGGGTTCTTTGTGGTGCGCACCCATGGCATCTACTTCATCATGGTCACCATGGCGTTCGCGCAGATGGTCTTCTACCTGTTCTTCGACAACAAGGTGCTGGGGGGATCAGACGGGCTGTACATCAACTTCCGGCCTGATGCGTCCATCCTGGGCTGGCTGCCGTTCGACCTGGAAGGTCGCAAGACGTTTTACTACTTCACCCTGGCGCTGGTCGTGCTGGTCTATGTGCTGCTGCGGCGCCTGTTGTGGAGCCCGCTGGGCCGTGCGCTGGCGGGCATCCGCATCAATGAGCACCGTATGCGCGCGATGGGCTTTGGCACCCGCGGCTACAAGCTCACCGCGTTCACCGTGGCGGGCGCACTGGCGGGCCTGGCTGGATATCTGTGGGGTGCCCAGACAGGCTACGTGAACCCCGAGTTGATGGGCTTTCACATGAGCGCCCACGCCATCATGATGGTCATCCTGGGCGGCATGGGCAACTTTGCGGGCGCCATCGTCGGTGCTTTTGCATTCGAATACCTGTTGCATGTGTTCAAGGACATCACCAAGCACTGGCAGTTGCTGATGGGCGGGTTCATTGTGCTGGTGGTGGTGGCGGCGCCCCGCGGCTTGCTGGGCATGCTGGGGCAGCGCCGGGCCACCCAGGCGACGGAGGACGAGCGCCATGGCTGA
- a CDS encoding ABC transporter ATP-binding protein, producing the protein MAEVLLSARQLTKRFGGLAAVNGVSVELWRGRIHAVIGPNGAGKSTLTNLLSGDLVPTSGQVHLGATEVTGWAPERISRQGLGRSYQKTNIFLPLTVHENVRLAAQSRDAQQPWNPLRWWQDTRSDTIKNRATNARLESAIELSGLKNRRMAIAGAMSHGEQRQLEIAMTLATEPQVLLLDEPLAGMGVAEAERMVELLQRLKPAHAIMLVEHDMDAVFALADHLTVMVNGEVIANGTPPEVRADAMVQAAYLGEDH; encoded by the coding sequence ATGGCTGAGGTATTGCTCTCGGCGCGCCAGCTCACCAAACGATTTGGCGGTCTCGCCGCCGTGAATGGCGTGTCGGTCGAGCTGTGGCGCGGCCGGATCCATGCGGTGATCGGCCCGAACGGCGCGGGCAAATCCACGCTGACCAACCTTCTCTCGGGCGACCTTGTGCCCACGTCGGGCCAGGTGCACCTGGGTGCTACCGAAGTCACTGGCTGGGCGCCCGAGCGCATCTCGCGCCAGGGTTTAGGCCGCAGTTATCAGAAGACCAACATCTTTCTACCGCTCACCGTGCACGAAAACGTGCGCCTGGCCGCCCAGTCGCGCGATGCACAACAGCCCTGGAACCCGTTGCGCTGGTGGCAGGACACCCGCTCAGACACTATAAAAAACAGAGCTACCAACGCACGCCTGGAAAGCGCTATCGAGCTTTCTGGCTTGAAAAACCGGCGCATGGCCATCGCCGGGGCCATGAGCCATGGCGAACAGCGCCAGCTCGAAATCGCAATGACCCTGGCCACCGAGCCCCAGGTGCTGCTGCTTGACGAACCCCTGGCCGGCATGGGCGTGGCCGAGGCCGAGCGCATGGTCGAGCTGCTTCAGCGCCTCAAGCCCGCCCACGCCATCATGCTGGTAGAGCACGACATGGATGCCGTGTTTGCACTGGCCGACCACCTCACCGTGATGGTCAACGGCGAAGTGATTGCGAATGGCACACCGCCCGAGGTGCGCGCCGATGCCATGGTGCAGGCTGCCTACCTGGGTGAGGACCACTGA
- a CDS encoding ABC transporter ATP-binding protein: MSTPWIDAKGIHTFYGSSHILHGIDFTVGQGETIGLMGRNGMGKSTLLKSLMGLVKPRSGSVAVAGRDVTGKPPYEVARLGIAYVPEGRGIFGNLSVVENLQMAARAGTRGQRDWTYERVLETFPRLKERLGHGGQQLSGGEQQMLTIGRALMTNPDVLILDEATEGLAPLIAREIWRICSLIKDSGISSVIVDKNWKHVTQITDRNVILVKGQVVFEGSSDALLAEPQLLEQYLGV; this comes from the coding sequence ATGAGCACTCCATGGATCGATGCCAAGGGCATCCACACGTTCTACGGCAGCAGCCACATCCTGCACGGCATTGACTTCACGGTAGGCCAGGGCGAGACGATCGGCCTCATGGGCCGCAACGGCATGGGCAAGAGCACCTTGCTCAAATCGCTTATGGGCCTGGTCAAGCCCCGCTCGGGCAGCGTGGCCGTGGCGGGCCGCGATGTGACGGGCAAGCCGCCCTACGAAGTGGCCCGGCTGGGCATTGCCTACGTGCCCGAGGGCCGGGGTATCTTCGGCAACCTGAGCGTGGTCGAAAACCTGCAGATGGCCGCGCGCGCCGGCACACGCGGCCAGCGCGACTGGACCTACGAGCGTGTACTGGAGACCTTCCCGCGCCTGAAGGAGCGCCTGGGCCACGGTGGCCAGCAGCTCAGCGGGGGCGAGCAACAGATGCTGACCATTGGCCGCGCGCTGATGACCAACCCGGATGTGCTCATCCTCGACGAAGCCACCGAAGGCCTCGCACCGCTGATTGCGCGCGAGATCTGGCGCATCTGCAGCCTCATCAAGGACAGCGGCATCAGCAGCGTGATCGTGGACAAGAACTGGAAGCACGTCACGCAGATCACCGACCGCAATGTCATCCTTGTCAAGGGCCAGGTGGTGTTTGAGGGCAGCTCAGACGCGCTGCTTGCCGAGCCCCAGCTGCTGGAGCAGTACCTCGGTGTATGA
- the asd gene encoding archaetidylserine decarboxylase (Phosphatidylserine decarboxylase is synthesized as a single chain precursor. Generation of the pyruvoyl active site from a Ser is coupled to cleavage of a Gly-Ser bond between the larger (beta) and smaller (alpha chains). It is an integral membrane protein.) yields MSDRLAVLPQYLMPKQALTTLAGKFASARLGGLTTSVIRRFVARYNVNMAEAANPDIASYTSFNDFFTRALKPGARPLAQADLICPVDGAISQFGPIAKDQVFQAKGHTYSTTALVGGDAAAAARFDNGHFATLYLSPRDYHRIHMPCTGELTRMVYVPGDLFSVNPTTARGVPGLFARNERVVCFFESAQGPFVLVLVGATIVGSMATVWHGQVNPPRTGVLRQWDYAKGQVSLQQGQEMGRFLLGSTVVMLFPQGPLQFNPQWAPTRPIQLGEAMAQRAGV; encoded by the coding sequence GTGTCTGATCGCCTGGCAGTTCTGCCGCAATACCTTATGCCCAAGCAGGCACTGACCACCCTGGCGGGCAAGTTTGCGTCGGCCCGCCTCGGGGGCCTCACCACGTCGGTGATCCGCAGGTTTGTCGCTCGCTACAACGTCAACATGGCCGAAGCGGCGAATCCCGACATTGCCAGCTACACGTCGTTCAACGACTTCTTCACGCGGGCGCTCAAGCCAGGCGCCCGCCCGCTGGCCCAGGCCGACCTGATCTGCCCTGTGGACGGCGCCATCAGCCAGTTCGGCCCCATTGCCAAGGACCAGGTCTTCCAGGCCAAGGGGCACACCTACTCCACCACCGCCCTGGTGGGTGGCGATGCGGCCGCCGCAGCCCGTTTTGACAACGGCCACTTCGCCACGCTGTACCTGAGCCCGCGCGACTACCACCGCATCCACATGCCTTGCACAGGCGAGCTCACGCGCATGGTGTATGTGCCGGGCGACCTGTTTTCGGTGAACCCCACCACGGCCCGTGGTGTGCCCGGCCTGTTCGCACGCAATGAGCGCGTGGTGTGCTTTTTTGAATCGGCCCAGGGGCCGTTTGTGCTGGTGCTGGTGGGTGCCACCATTGTGGGCAGCATGGCGACCGTGTGGCATGGGCAGGTGAATCCGCCGCGCACCGGCGTGCTGCGGCAGTGGGACTACGCCAAGGGCCAGGTGAGCCTTCAGCAGGGGCAAGAAATGGGCCGCTTCCTGCTCGGCTCCACCGTGGTGATGCTGTTCCCGCAGGGGCCGCTGCAATTCAACCCGCAATGGGCGCCCACGCGCCCCATCCAGCTGGGTGAAGCCATGGCGCAGCGCGCTGGCGTCTAA